The genome window CCAACGAAATGTCTATTAGCTTATAGTATAACACAAAAAGCTGAGCACACACATCCCAATCCCCGGCAGCATGGCAGATATTAATCGACGGCACCCTCCCTGCCAACAAGAGACTCGAAAAGGCTCTCGTGCATGCAATCACGGACGTGTTGTGTTCACTCCTAGCAGGCAGGCAGGCACACGACAAGCCGTAGCCAATCGCGGCCAAACGAAAGAGACAGGAGAGCATAGCGCATGCATGTGGATAGAACCGGGCCCACGTGGAGCGCCGACACATGTGCACTTGCCCTGTGCTGCGCTGGCTCCTCCCACTGGCTGCTGCCTAGCTCTGCGTGCATCGGAGACTGTGCACTGTTGGTCTGTCTGTCTGTATGTACGTACGGTGGGGTACatgtttctttttatttatctctactacttattaagtaagcaatagtagtctgcctctgacgcgttctgccgttctgccgttctgccttcGTTAGTCCTGCGCAACAAAATAAACAGTACATGCACAGGTTTATACACCACGTTCCGTTCCATCTCTCTCAGTAAGCAATATAGAATCCACAGCTGCCCTTATAAGCCATGTTCCTTCACTCTCAATGCCCGATGTGGCACTAATAAAATAAATGGCACGCGCCTATGACATTTTTTCGTGCGGCCCAATGAATTTTGTGGATCTGAGGCCCATTCAATCGTCCAGCCCACAGAGTGAGCGTGCGCGTGACCTAGCCTCCTCCACCACGGCCGCCGGGGGCTCCAGCACGCGCGCCTTCTTACTGAGCTGGTGTTCTACTCCCTCGCAGGCGGCGGAGGCCAACCTCCGTAGAAAACTGGAGCAAACCCTCGCCGCTGAACCCTCCAGCCCGCTCCACCACTACAACCTTGTAGGTTTCGTTGTCCACTGCATTGAGCCCGTGGTCGCGCCCGCGCTTCTCCGTTGCGCCTAATCACCTGCTGGTTGGTCCCGCCGTCCTGCGCGTGCAGGGCGTCTTCCTATGGGACCGCACCGAGGCAGAGCAGGAGGGTGATGGGGAAGAGGCGCGGAAGCTCCGCGCGGAAGCGTCGGAGCATTTTCTCGCGGCGGCCAAGCTGAACCCCAACGATGGCGTCCCCTTCCGCTTCCTTGGCCACCACTATGCGCGCGGCGGTGACAATCAACGAGCGGTCAAGTGCTATCACCGTGCCGTGACCCTCAACCCTGACGACTCTGAGCTTAGAACACAGCATAGCGTAGAACACAGCATCTCCGGTAGCGTCACCGTAGGCCTCGCAAGTAAACTGACCTGCCTTCTCCGCTTTCCCCTCCGTCTCCGTCGGGAGTCGAGACAAAGGGTGCCAGAGTTAGTCCCAGCGCCGTGTCGCGAGCGGAAGGAGAAGGACTGAAGGAGGCGACAATGCAGGTGAAGCAGAAGGTCTACGAGTTCTACAAAGGCACGGTGGAGCGGGTCACGGCCCCGCGCACCGTCTCCGCGTTCCTCGAGAAGGGCGTCCTCTCCGTCCCCGAGTTCATTCTCGCCGGCGACAACCTTGTCGCCAAGTGCCCCACCTGGTCCTGGTGCGTTCTCCTTTCCTCTCCCCTCGCTCTGCCTCCCTCTAACCGATTTAGGTGGTTGCTGATTGGTTGGTTGACTGATTGATCTGGTGTGTTTCGTGTGTTCACAGGGAAGCGGGCGATCCAAGCAAGAGGAAGTCGTATCTCCCCGCCAATAAGCAGTTCCTCGTCACCCGTAATGGTATGCTGCTACTGAACTGAGTTCCTATCTATTTTCCTGTATCCGCAAGTTGAGTATTGTGAATGCTGCATTATTGTTATTGGCGAGTAGAATTGGACAATTTTTAGGTTTATTTTCCCATACCTGATGTAGTGTATGAGATCAAACATTTTAGTTTAGAAAAAAAATTCTGTTGTAGTTGAAACATAAACACGGGGAAATAGAGAAAATTCGAGGGAATTCATTCATGCCTTTGGACTACTGAATTTACTATTTTGCTGTTTAAAGCTTGTAGTTTTCGAATTATCTCAAATCATTGAAAATTTTTGATTTTTTTTATTACTCCCAGTGCCCTGTTTAAGACGTGCCATCTCGGTTGAGGAAGAGTATGATGCAGCAGGAGCAGAGGTGGTTCTCGATGAGGATGGCGAAGGCTGGCTTGCAACACATGGAGTGCAAGGTCAATATCCTTATAAGTGCTGTTTGGTTTTCCACTCTGAATTTTATGATCTTAACTGTTTTTTTGGGGTCCGTTGCTCATGTTAGCATCAAAGCCGGAAGAGGAGGAAGACATTCCCTCTATGGACACCTTGGACATAGGGAGATCTGATGGAATAAAGTCTATCCCCTCTTACTTTAGCGGTGGCAAGGATGAAGAGGAGGAAGATATACCTGACATGGATACTTATGAAGACACAGGGGATATTTGGTAGGGAAGATCAAAATTCTCTATCTTAAACTGGGCTAAACGAAGCTGCCAAAGTTACTGATTCCAGCTTTGCCTTTCTGTTCTAATTGCAGGCTGCTGCTGAACCATCATTAAGAAAGGAATAAAGGTACAACAAGAGGGGGAAGACCCCTCAACCCAAAAGGAAGGGATTACAACTCACTCCCTAAACAGCACAAAACAAGACCCTGCCAGCTGCTCAGGCATGTATCCAAGAAGCCCTGCCGAGCAGCTCCTGGAGCACCAACCCAAAAGGATGTGATTACAACTCACTCCCTAACCAGCACAAAACACGACCCTGCCAGCTGCTCAGTCATGTAGCCAAGAAGCCCTGCCGAGCAGCTCCTGGAGCACCTTGTCTCCAGCCATAACCCAAAGCCTACTCTCAGCTTCTACCTCCTGACAGATTGCGGACACACTGGGATGCCGACCATCGAACACACAAGCATTTCTATGTTCCCATAAAGACCATATTACCAGAATAATTAGAGAATTGAGCCCTTTCCTTTTCTCCTTAGGCACCCTTCTTATAGCCCTGCTCCACCACGCTGAAAAACCTGGGGCGTCATGGTCAGGTgccaaatacaccagaccaacagGATTCTTGTCCAAGTTTCCCTGGAGAAAATACAGTTCAACATAATATGCTGAATGGTCTCTTGCTCTTGATCACACAGGGGGCAAACACTATGGTGTGGCAGCCCATGTTTAAGCAATCTCTCCGCAGTCCAGCACCTGTTCTTGATTGCCAGCCATAAGAACTTACACCTAAGGGGGGCCCAAGGCTTCCAAATCCGTTTCCAAGATGGGAACTTAATAGCTCCAATAAAGAAGGAATTATAGGCAGACTTGGCTGAGCACTGCCCAGAATTGTTTAGCATAATACCAAAGAGAATTACCAACAGAAGGACTGTGTAAGAAGCCTTATTGAACAGAAGATGGATTGCAGACATTAAAGGGGTTCTTACAGTTGGATCCATAGTATATTATCTACATCTTTGGAATTTCCTAGCAGTTTTTGAGCTGCAGCCTAACACTGAAGATAGACATATTTTCAGCATAGCATCGAATGATAAATACTCGGCAAAACCAGCTTATAATGGTCTCTTCTTAGGGTCAATCACCTTTGGACATTATAAAAGGTTTGGAGATCTCGGGCCCCATCAAAGTGCTGTTTTTTCATTTGGCTGGTGGCCTAGAACAGATGCTGGACTGCTGATCGATCGGAAAAAAGGGGTCTGAATCAGCCATCCAGCTGTCCTTTATGTGATCAGAAGGCTGAAACTCTGAACCACTTGCTTGTGTCCTGCGTTTTTACAAGAGTATTCTGGTACAATTTGTTAAGAAAGTTCGGGCTGCATAGCTTAGCTCCACAACCAAGTATCACATCCTTTTTGGAATGTTGGGAGATGGCTGCAGAGGCAGTGGATGGACTTGTCAGGAAAGGTCAGGTCTGGACTCCCTCATCATTTTGGGGCCTGGATGATTTGGAAGCATCGTAATAGAGTGGTTTTTGATGGAGGGACACCCAGCCTTCCTCTAATTCTGGAGCAAGCCAATGAAGAAAGAAGGTGGGAAAACTGTACCATATCTGTCTAGCTGGCATGTGCATGTTCACCCTGCCACATCATCAAGAGGCATGGGCCATGACTTCCTTGTGGTATCTCTGTGCTATGCGCTCCTTGCGTATTGCTTTTTTGCAACATCATGTCCTTCATGTTTGCACAGAAGACAAAACTATGCAGTCTGGCACATCAAATCCTCATCCAGTCCTGCCAGTCGCAGAGGTCAGTCTCACAGAGAGCAACTTCCGGTTCTGCTTCTCCATAGGCTGTGTTCACCAAAACAGGCGGAGCTTTTTTTGCTTAGACCATATTCAGAAACTGCACCCTTGAAGTATTTTCATACTCCATTCTATTTTGTTTGTATACATGGGAACTCCAGGATACTCTCACATCGCCCTTGCCACTACAGCCTACAATAAAGATTTGCAGGTAGCAGTCCTGCAGTTGCTGCTTGTCATTGAGTTGTGGTGGCTTCCTAGGGTTATGGAGCTGCCATGCCTGTTGGCTGTTGCCACGACTGGATTCCAAAAGTTGCCATCTCCTTTACGTGCCATTGCCTTCCACCAAAGTCCACGTTGTTTCCTCCAGCCGCAGAGCTGATTCATTGTATGAACTATGAAGTATCCTGTTTGACTGCTAGCATGCATTTGATGTTTGGGATTTATATTTTATTCACTTGGCTCATGATTCTGTTACTGTGGTTCACTGATATCCAATTGAAGTGAGGATGATTAGTCATCTGCCTTTTTTGCTTGCTTAATAAAAGGTAGAAAAATATTACATATCTCTAATGTGCCCAACTTGTGGGGTGTAggcctgctggtgcagtggtgagagctGTCTTATTGAGTCATCAGGTCACGGGTTTGAAGCAACCTCTCCGCATTTGTGGGAGAAGATTTGTCTTGATTTATCCCTTCCTTAGatcccactcatgtgggagcctcctGCGGGTCTGCTCTTTAGTGTGCCCAACTTGCATGGGATTAATATTAAAGAGTCACTGTTGTTTGCTCAAAATTCTTCCAAACAGCTTTTCAAGCTTGTCGCTTTAGCTTGTTTTCTGGGCTTATAAGGTAGTAAAAGCTGGTTTACAGGATAAACTAAGCTTGGCCAGACCAACACTCTGAGCTAGGCATCCAAGTGGGTACCCAGTGTTTTCTAGGTCAGCTGAGGGGTTCACGGACAAGACAATCATCTACTGCGAGCAATGCGAGCGAGAATGTAAGTCGtattcttctcttctcttctactaTAATAGTGTGTGTACAGTGTACCTCCTAATTAAcgtatataaataaataaacagATCATGTGGGATGCGTGAGACGAGGAGGTTTCGAGGAAGAAAGCGCAGCGGAGTGGTGCCGCCGACTATCAGAATCAGAGGGACCAGAAGAAGAATGGCGGCCGTGGCTTTGCAGTCCTGAATGTGGTGAGGTGTTTCAGCATCTGCAGGGCCTTGCTGCGTCGTCCAGGGCAAGATCCATCCCCACTACAGTAGAGGGCGTATCACTCAGCACCCTGCGGCGGTGGCGATACATGTCCACGGTCACACGAATCACGAGATGGCAGCATGAGGAGGAGGACGCCGCAGATCACGGGCAGCTGTGCGCGGCTTTGGACGTGCTCCACGAGTGCTTCGACGACATGGTGGAGCCCCGCACGCAGACTGACCTCGCCGCCGACATCGTCTTCAACCAAGAGTCGGGTCTGCGCCGCCTCAACTTCCGCGGGTACTACGTGGTGGGCCTGGAGAAAGTCGGCGAGCTCATCACCGTGGGCACGCTGCGGGTGTTTGGGAACCAGGTGGCGGAGCTGCCTCTGGTGGGCACTCGCTTCGCGCACCGGCGGCAGGGGATGTGCCGCCTCCTCGTGACGGAGCTAGAGAAGATGCTCCGTCAGGTGGGCGTCCGCAGGCTGGTGCTGCCCGCCGTGCCGGAGCTGCTGCCCATGTGGACCGCCTCCCTGGGCTTCCACGCCATGACCCGCTCGGACGTGATGGAGATGGCCGTAGAGCACGCCATCCTGAGCTTCAAGGGAACCACCATGTGCCAAAAGACTCTGCTTGCTTAGCTTCATTTTTCGATTGGGATCAGCTGGTCCTGTAGGATGGAGTCACCTCTAACAACTCCCAGACTTAGGCTTACCGTTGTTGTGCTGTTTCTTGTATGTCATGTACTCGCTATTTTTGTAAATGGTGATGATAATCGTTGGCAGTATTGACATCAACACTACGCCCATGTCTTGTGTCCTGTGCAGATACACTTTGTCCTTTAAATCTAACTATGTGTATAGGTACGTTTTCTATATATCAAATAGGCAGATATTACTTAAATGAGATATTTATTTAAACACGATCTAAACTCATAAATTAGTTGAGTGTGAATGACGAGATATATGATGTGGGGTCAGACAAGATGGAGTTTCTTCTCTTGCTTTTTTTCAGGCTCACGAGATCAAGGATGGTGAGAAAAGAGGTATTAAACTATAAATGATCAAATGGGTTGTGTCTAGCGGGCCAACCTAAGACACGACTCATTTAAAGGCTTGTTCGTTTATTCCTATCTCATATGAATTAGATGGAATTGAAAAAAATGAAAGATTTTGATTTACTTGGAATTTAAAACCACCCAGTCCATATGGTTGAGCAAAATGAACAAGCCTTAATTTCATTGTTACCAAACCGGCCCTTATTGTCTAGACTGGGAAATTTTTATTATATCATATCTATAATTACCAAAGCTAAATATACACGACATGGATTTATAATCGGCATGTATAACGATGATAATACAGAATCCAGTTTCAAAATGTATCAGTTTTTGGTGCAAAACACCAGCATATTTTCTCTTCTATGTCTACAATTCGATCTGCATCTGCTTGCGCCTACTGTTTCAAGCGAGATTTTAGGTGAGGATTTTGTTCTCATGCTCTTTTATTTGTGTTGTAGAAGAAGTTGATGAGGAATATGCTAAGAGGATGCCTGAGACAAGCCAAGTTCAAAACGAGTGTCCATATATATAGAGAGTACAAAGGAAAAATCTCTATATATTAAATGATTGGAACTAGCTAGGCATCTATTTATACACTATTGATTAGTTTATTTGAAATAATATCCAACACATTTGCACCCGTTTTTTGTGTGAATTTGCGTAACACTATTTTGCTGCCAATATAAGCTTCAGTGGAATTTTATTGTGCAAGAATTTATATCATCAATATAATATTAATGTTACGGTGATATTTTTGTACACAGATTCTATATATCATAGTGATGTTTATCGTTCTGTATCTATATTTTATACTAACTTTTAACTTCCGTGGCAACGTACGGGCTATGTTTTCAAGCAAAGTTGGAGCCCGGGACTCAAATTTCATTGGCTTCAAGAGAAAATTACTGGTCTCACTGGGGAAACCCCTGTTGCTGTAAACCCTGCACTTGTGGGTCATCATCTGTTTTTGTTTTGGTCTTTCCGTCATTCAGGCAGCACCGGTAATCAGCTTGGTCGTGGCTGATCACTCGTGCTGTGCATGTAGGAAGTAGTGAGCATGTTTAGTTTCAGTAGTGGGCCGACCGCACAACCCAGACGTGGGGATGGACGCGTTAGTAGGCGGGTTATGTGGCTGGCATCTTGCATTCAAGTGCTGTTTGGTTCCTTGTGAGGAGCGGTAATGTTAACGTAAATGCAAAACCCCGCTAGCTGTTCCGGTTCAACGGGTACCAGGTTTTGTTTGGTAATTGCGCGTGGTTGCTTCTGGTAGAGATGGGACAGTAAGCGGGTGCATATGCGATGGGAAGACGCCAGGATGAGAGCGGTATCATCATTCTGAAGGTCTATATCTGATAGCGCGTGAATTGATGCCATTCGAACCGAACCAAACGAGAAGCAAGGTGATTGGGTCCCGCTGTGAACCGTTGACGGATGAAAATACGCGAACCAAACAGCACCTCAGTTGTaactaggtaggtgcccgtgcgatgccacggaacataaattgcgaacctccaatggacttcatttgagacaagtgatgcccaagaaaatgggggtaaactgacacagctatcacttgcattacttgccctatgcgtggaagaatctgacacagctatcacccatgaagatttccggttaacttgtggaaccggacttcatttgagacaagaCAACAATACCAGTGTTGAGCTTGCCACTCGGCCATGGCACACGCGAGAACACATGATTATCAAGTAAGAACTGAACATAATGCACTAATACAAAAGGCTGGCTTGCGTTCGCTTCCTTGCTCCACAGGAAGCATAGCTGATATACAAATCGAGAACACTGGTATATGTAAAACTTCTCGATTTGCCACATAGTTTATCGTGGTTTTAtacgtttccgttgcaacgcacgggcactctccTAGTTATTTAATAAGTAGTACTCCGTGTACATCTGAATTCTGCCATTCTCGTTCTGCCACCGTTCCATTCTCATGTCTGTCATTCTCATTCCCTCCTCCCGCAGAGCTCATTCTCATTCCCATTCTCATTCCCCCGTACagcccacgtctagctaaaattaaaaaaacacacatgtcctcaagggaatttgaacccgtgacctctcaagcaaagaccaagagtagctaccgctacaccacatatgtgtttatgtctacatctatgataGGAAACACATCTATTATATCTCtcaccaagctcacttgctacccttgcacaatgcgtagtagtagataagtatcaccgagattcttgaattagattttcggatggaggtaatattatttaaagaagagttttgcatgcaatttcttttgtttgaataatgtattatacttaaattcccttttttgcatgcgtgacatttttcttcgtaatattttttccatagaTCAGACTTctaagtcattttcataaaccaacgccaagcatgaatccatgtttcttacttgaaaccccAAACAAACACCATGAGCAGGAGACACTCACGTTGGCGTCTCttatcgatgacgagaagaagcttggcgactgtcagttcgacctctagaagcagtcctacgtggtcgcatacgccgctgtgtacgacaagctcccgcgaagccaccacttggacgcggtccagagcagctgcaccacgctgtccatcgttaagcatgggggcctcatggttgtcgccaacatTGACGACTCTCaggttgttctggacaccgcatccgacgacgacgccatcacgtcgtctagctcatcgtccacctgaagcccaacctaccacgtaagtcgctactgaccggacatgaattcttgtgcgctgggacgatggacgttgctgacgttgtgtgagtgtcctcgaacatgatgtatgtagtggagtcgctgatgagcccggggtgcacttcgtttggtagcccaaccaagagtcatcggtactcgtcatgtcgcgcgcgttcgacgactactatatcgaggattgtggcgtcatcttagcGTCGGAGGTGACGTAGAGGAGGATCGATAatagtgaccagttcgtcatccttgccaccgtcagggtagcttttgtgccgacttgcctttaattctcttcgcaaacacacacacttaccttttttttaagcaagagcgtatggtggtgcgtgtctgatgactaacgatgtacgagaaaATTTCTTCCaacatgtgtggaacgtgctctccaatgatgagaccatacaaatcgtggcatatatcgaagtctgcatgatactgatagttgcaatgtagtggtgaaacaactagattaaaacaacaaaatttatgtatggctaggatcacaaattgattatgaaacattttctcataacaatataacatacattttatatataaggtatcgtagtatactggtattatatattaccgttgcaacgcacgagcactcagCTAGTCTATATATATAATGGAGCCGGCCGGCCGGTTTAACACAGCAATACTTACATATCTAGCATTGTCAAACAGCACAGAAATAAACTGGAGAGAACCAAGAGGTGAACGAACGTAACTGACGACGATATGGCGATTCGTACTACTGCCAGTTAAACTCCTGTGCGTTCGGCTATGTACGTTGCGCTGCAGGAAAAGTTTGGCCAAGCAAGAGACAACGGCGTGGTGctgctgcagcagcagcagctggtgTATCGTATGCATGGATGTGCGTGCCGTAGTACTACTCTACACAGGGTAGGGCATGCACTACAGGCGGGTAGTCGCCGTACGTTAGAGCTCAGTCATTCATGCACTCTCCCAAGCTCTAGCTACTAAGCTACGTACGACGCTAGTTCTAATTTCCCATGTACAAGACGTGTGTCCTTATAATCACAAGTACGGAAGTCTATCTATATCTAATTTTGTCCCAAATAAATCAAgctctttttttttttttgctttcaTGTACATTTTGTGCCTTTTTCGCAACAGAACCACAGCAGATAGGAACAACTCTACCGGCCTTGCTGACACTAAAGAGAAAAGGAACACATGGAATTTGACCAACAAAAATGTTCCTTTTTAATTGTACAGATACTATATGCCAATACATCTCTAACAAATTAAACTACTTATCTCACACCTAATACTAAAAATATGCAATTATAAGAGATTGTGATCCGTCCAATAGATTACTCATCCTATGGCACGTGCCTAAAAATGTTTTAAGTGATTAATCACTCAAAATCCACAATCCTATCAACTATTCACTTTAAATGTGTTAGCATATAGCCTATGCTATCGCTACGATATGATCTCGGAGAGGGGAGAGGTCGACGGCAGATGTGACGACGTGAGTGATAGGGGGAGGGGACACGGGGGAGGCTGCGGATGGCGGGgttcggagagagagagagagggagagggatgctTTAAATAATATTGTCCATTAAATTTGAGTGAGTGATGGAGATGAGGTTATCCAGTGATTTGAAGCGTTGGTTTTGGTGACGAGTTAAGTCTGAGTACAATTTGTTTGGTGCATTTAGTAGAGGTTATGAGCGTGAGAGTGATTTTAGTTGGGTGGATTTTGCAAAGTTTAAACGGGTGGgttat of Zea mays cultivar B73 chromosome 8, Zm-B73-REFERENCE-NAM-5.0, whole genome shotgun sequence contains these proteins:
- the LOC103637461 gene encoding autophagy-related protein 3; protein product: MQVKQKVYEFYKGTVERVTAPRTVSAFLEKGVLSVPEFILAGDNLVAKCPTWSWEAGDPSKRKSYLPANKQFLVTRNVPCLRRAISVEEEYDAAGAEVVLDEDGEGWLATHGVQASKPEEEEDIPSMDTLDIGRSDGIKSIPSYFSGGKDEEEEDIPDMDTYEDTGDIWLLLNHH